Proteins from one Cryptomeria japonica chromosome 4, Sugi_1.0, whole genome shotgun sequence genomic window:
- the LOC131066624 gene encoding galactinol synthase 4, translating into MAAQFPCEIFAAKMASPNCGYSKRAFVTFLAGSGDYIKGVIGLAKGLRKVKSLYPLVVAVLPDVPDDHRLQLRNQGCIVREIEAINPPENQVQFAMAYYVLNYSKLRIWEFEEFNKMVYLDADIQVFDNIDNLFDMPDGYFYAVMDCFCEKTWSHTTQYKIGYCQQCPDKVTWPAELEQERPALYFNAGMFVFEPSKLTLENMLESLMSTPPTPFAEQDFLNMYFQQVYKPIPLTYNLVLAMLWRHPENVDIESVKVVHYCAAG; encoded by the exons ATGGCTGCACAGTTTCCTTGTGAAATCTTTGCCGCAAAGATGGCCTCGCCTAACTGCGGTTACTCCAAAAGAGCCTTTGTTACATTTCTTGCTGGATCAGGAGATTACATTAAAGGTGTGATCGGCCTTGCCAAAGGATTGAGGAAGGTCAAGAGTTTGTATCCTCTGGTGGTAGCGGTCTTACCAGATGTTCCAGATGACCACAGGTTACAATTGCGTAACCAGGGTTGTATCGTTAGAGAGATCGAGGCCATCAATCCTCCAGAGAATCAAGTCCAGTTCGCCATGGCCTATTATGTTCTCAATTACTCCAAATTGCGCATTTGGGAG TTTGAGGAGTTCAACAAAATGGTGTATCTGGATGCCGACATTCAAGTCTTCGACAACATTGATAATCTATTCGACATGCCAGATGGGTATTTCTATGCTGTCATGGACTGCTTCTGTGAAAAGACGTGGAGTCACACAACCCAATATAAGATTGGATACTGCCAGCAGTGCCCCGACAAGGTGACGTGGCCTGCTGAGTTGGAGCAGGAGCGCCCTGCTCTGTATTTCAATGCCGGAATGTTCGTGTTTGAACCCAGTAAATTAACCCTGGAGAACATGCTGGAATCTCTCATGTCCACCCCTCCAACACCCTTTGCAGAGCAG GATTTCTTGAACATGTATTTTCAGCAGGTGTACAAACCAATCCCTTTGACGTACAATCTAGTGCTGGCTATGTTATGGCGCCATCCGGAGAATGTCGACATTGAGAGTGTCAAAGTCGTGCATTATTGTGCTGCG GGTTGA